The DNA segment NNNNNNNNNNNNNNNNNNNNNNNNNNNNNNNNNNNNNNNNNNNNNNNNNNNNNNNNNNNNNNNNNNNNNNNNNNNNNNNNNNNNNNNNNNNNNNNNNNNNNNNNNNNNNNNNNNNNNNNNNNNNNNNNNNNNNNNNNNNNNNNNNNNNNNNNNNNNNNNNNNNNNNNNNNNNNNNNNNNNNNNNNNNNNNNNNNNNNNNNNNNNNNNNNNNNNNNNNNNNNNNNNNNNNNNNNNNNNNNNNNNNNNNNNNNNNNNNNNNNNNNNNNNNNNNNNNNNNNNNNNNNNNNNNNNNNNNNNNNNNNNNNNNNNNNNNNNNNNNNNNNNNNNNNNNNNNNNNNNNNNNNNNNNNNNNNNNNNNNNNNNNNNNNNNNNNNNNNNNNNNNNNNNNNNNNNNNNNNNNNNNNNNNNNNNNNNNNNNNNNNNNNNNNNNNNNNNNNNNNNNNNNNNNNNNNNNNNNNNNNNNNNNNNNNNNNNNNNNNNNNNNNNNNNNNNNNNNNNNNNTACCGTCTCGATGAGCCTCAGACCCCATGACACAGGTATGAGCTCATTCAGTCTGACTCTTAGCGATGCGTCTACCATATCCGTCTCGTCTTGTCTCACGATGAAGTGCACGGGAATCTTCTGCCTGTTAGGAACTCCACCGATGTTACGAAACTGCAGACCATAGAAGCTTCTGAGCCCATATTCATCGAACTGACAGTGGCGGAGCAACCACGGATCAGATTCAGAGGAAGCTCCCAGGAGAATGGAGGTTTGCCCGTTGATGTCGTCGAGGGACTTGGAGAACTGCAACTGGGTTGTAGCGGCCACACTGCCAAGGGCTGATGCTTGATGATACGGGACCTGGCTTTGGTGAGATAAGACGGGGGGAGTTGCTGCGAAGATGGTCGGTGCTTGAGAGGAAGCGTGTTGAGCTGGTATATCTCCCGTCTCGAAGGAGTTGTCAAGATCAAATGTGTTATCATGGGGGGCATGATTGACAGCTGGTGAATGAGCGCTACTGGACACAGATCGAGTTCTGTTCTGTCGTGTCGTACGTCTTGATCGTCCTACGAAAGTACACGCAGTTTCTGTTTGCGCGCACCGCTGACACGGCGGTCTGTCATTCTCTATTTGACACCGAACCTTGCGGGCTCGACATTGGTCACAAGGCCGACGTCTGTTATGGAGTCGATAGGTGCGTGTGCCAGGTTCGTTATGAGCACCGCTGTCATCTACCTCGCTGTTATCCATATCGAGACTTGAAGTTCGGCATATAGAATTAATGGGGCAGGTATTATGGCTCTTATACCAGACGTTTCAATTGCATGACTGGGAAAATTTTACAAGGTGACAGTGCTGAGTCACAGTCGACATTGCTTATGACGCAGTACGCTAGTGCCTTGTTTTGGGGCCGCCTATGCCAAGCCAGCCGCTACACCTCAAAGGTTTAGTGGCTTACACGGTCACTAACCTCAACACAGAAGCTCACTTGCTGTACTACTTCAACACGAGGGAAACCTTTCAACCACAAGATATAGCAGCCTATGGAGCTTTTCATTGTATTATGGATTAAATTAAATACCAAGTCCAAAACAATCTCTAAGCTAAGTGTCCTTTGGTAACTATCTAGTACAAGAACGATTGTCTCGTCAGAGGAAGAGAGCTCGCCGGCTCGGACCTGAGTTCCTTTCCATCGCAAGTAACAACCTATGGAATGATTAGCCATTATTCGTCCCTCACCATCCGTAAATATAGATCTTACCAGAGTCTCAGGGTCTACATCAACCTTTGGTGTAGCACTGTTGTACTTCAGATCGCCCTTCTTTACCGTTCGGCAgttcttgacaacctcaaTCTGTTTCTTGAGGTTATACGAGTGGACGTCACCACCTTGTGCGATGCTTGCTTGGGATACAAACATGACGCTCGACTCGGGATGTAGAGCCTGGAACTACGTCAGAAATTTCTCAATCAATGATTGCGAAGCAGTACTTACTCCATACATGGGTCGGCCGATCAAAGGTTCGACATCTGCGACACTGTGAAAGGGTTAACACTTAACCATGATGAGGGAAAGGAAAGACTTACGCTCCGTTGGGGTCACCCTACAAGACGTGTTAGTAACTCTTGTCAGCGTCAAGATGAATTAGCTTACCATCTGTGCATAGGTAATAAAGCCCTTCTTCAAAACCTGGAATGGCTTCGTTCCAAACTCAGCTGGGTCCCAAATCACCAAGTCCGCCAGTTTACCAGCTTCAATACTACCAACAGCATGGTTGATTCCTTGCGTGATCGCAGGATTGATGGTATACTTGCTGATGAACCGTTTGACGCGGAAGTTATCTGCACCAGTATCCTTGTCTTCATCCAACGGTCCGCGTTGAACCTTGTTCTTATGCGCTGCTTTCCAAGTGCACGTCAGCACCTCGGCTGATCGGCCCATAGCTTGAGAGTCCGATGACATGATGCTAATAGCCCCAATATCATGGAGAATATCCTCAGCTGAGATTGTCTCCTCCCTGATTCGGTTCTTCAGGAACGAGGCATCGTCGGGGTTATCCTTCGACAGGCGATGGCAGTTGGCAGCCATGTCGATGTGCTCATCGATAGTGTTCGTCGTAAAAGGCATCGTGGGAGTCGTGCTGCTCGGGAGAACGTTGGGATACGAGACTAGTTTGATCACGTCTGGCGCATGACCACCGCCTGCACCTTCAACATGGTACACGTGAATGCTACGCCCTTTGAAGATTGCTGTGGTGTGTTCGAGGAAGCCTGCTTCGTTGAGGCCGTCGGTGTGGATATGGCATTGAATGTCTTGCTCTTCGCAGACACTATAGCAGTCAGCATGGTTCTGGGGCACAGTACGCTCATTGGTAGATGACTTACTTCAAGCAGTTGTCGATTGTTGAAGGCGTACAGCCAAAGTCCTCGTGCAGCTTCAGTGCGATGACGCCAGCTTTGATCTGATCGAGAAGACCGACCCTTTCGGAGTCGCTGCCCTTTCCGACGAGGCCAAAGTTGAGGGGAAGTTGATCGCATGCTTGCATCATTTGTCGGATGTACTTCTTGCTAGCAGTGCCATTGACTGCTGTAGATGAGGTGCTGTTCATGTCAATACTAACAATGCAACCTGGGTTGAGGGGTTGAAACTTACCTTGGGCCAGTACCTCCTCCAAAGAGCGTCGTGATACCGGATGAGATGGCCTCAAATGCCTGCTGGGGGCAGATATTGTGGACATGAGTATCGATTCCACCAGCAGTGACAATCTTACCTCCAGCGTCAATGATGTCGGTGTTTGACCCAATAACCATGTTATCAGAGACACCATCCATCGTAGCTGGGTTACCAGCCTTTCCAATGCCGACAATAGCACCATCCTTGACGCCAATGTCGGCCTTGAAGATGCCCGTCCAATCAATGATAACAGCGTTGATAATAGCCAAGTCAAGACAGTCCGCGTCGGAGCATCCACTTGCAGCTCCCATCCCATCTCGAATAGTCTTGCCGCAACCCAATGTGCACTCATCGCCATACGACGTACAATCTTTCTCGACTTTGACCCAGAGGTCAGTTGAGCCAAGACGAATACAGTCACCTGTCGTGGGTCCGTATGCAGAAGCATACTTCTCCCTACTAATTGAGCAAGGCTTGACAGTTTGTTGTTCTGTTGACCCCTCAAGTGAGTGTCGATACCCGGCCTGTTGCAGTTGCTGTAAGATCTTCTGAACGTTGGTGGGATCGACAGGACCTTTGGTGTAGCCACTTCCGCCCTGGATGATCCTAGAACCTCCAACCTGAACGAGAGTCACTGTCTTCGGTTCATTCGGCTCAAAGCGCAGAAACTCTCCAGCCGGAAGATCGAGGTGATAGCCGTAGGCCTTTCCGCGGTCGAAGTCGAGATCGGGGTTTGTTTCCATGAAGTGAAAGTGAGAGCCGATCTGATAACCCACGTTAGCACGACAGAGGACGTATCTATGCGTGTAATGACCTACATGAACTGCCCGAGTACCCTGGTTCGTGACGGTAAGTCTCACTCGGCTGCGACCAGCATTGAGAACGATGTCCCCAGTGTCCGCCGGACGGATCGCGCCTGGCATCGCCAACGGATGGAAGTCTGCTTCATTAACAGCAGGAAACAGGTCCGAAGTAGGAATCGGAAGGAAGCTTCCATAAAGAGCCATCTTCAAGTCACCTTCATCAGTGCTGATCGGATTGTGGATAGTAATCAAATGAGTTCCCGTCTTGAAGGTTCCTTCGACCTGCATCTGCTTGAGCGTACCCACGACAGGAGGATGGACATGCCGGCGTCCCAAAATGCCTTTTCCCAGTTTCATGAGATCAGCGACGGAGTAATCTTGGTTATGGATGATCTGATCACGTCAGTACCTTGAGAACAGCGCATTTGGGAGCGGAGCTTACTTCTTGGAGAACAGTAGCGATGAGAGCCTAATACTTGATTTAGCCTGTTCACTGTGGGACGGCATGTCTTGACTTACACTAGATTCGAGATGattgagcttctttccatGGGCCAGACGCCTCTGTGCAAGACGGCCCGCCTGGGAAaagagaagcttctcgacctGCAACCAATATTTCAGTGTCAACGATGCGCAGGGGTTAAGGAATATATACCTCACGGGGCGTGTAGTGCATTTTGCAAGTTTCTAAGAGTGAAGAATAGCTGGGGAGACGTTATTTAGTGTTGTAGAGTTGAAACAGGTATCTTGAGCGCTTGGATGTTGGTAAGGATGAGACAAGAGACCCCGGTCTTGATGATTATATATTGAATTTCCATTAAAGTACATGTAAGTCGATTATGTGATGACGACCGTGGACTCGGCGAACTGAATGTCATCCCTCGTTATCATGACAATTGTGACAAGTCAGAGGTCAAGACTTTCGGCGAAATGGCGCCGAAAAGGAGAGGCCCCTGATTTCGCTGTGGTTTAGTGGCGCCTCTCCACTGTGGCAAGCTGAGTTAGCTGATGCTTTGGTGGACGAACCCCGCTGTCTAACCCCTGGCCAGTTCTAATACGGTTTGGAAACAAGTTCACGCGGCCGAAACAGTAGTTTGTTTACCCAGAGTAATTAATATCCATTCTAAACCGAAATAATATCTAAAACTAAGCTAAATGCGACCGAAAGCCGTCAAGcaaaaagacaaagaagagaatCAGCAGGGTACACCGTTCTAACCATTCTAATATTATCCTTCCATCCCACTCTAATCCATTCGTTTCAAGACTCCGCCTTCTTGGTAGCCTTGGTCCTgagcttcatcatgacataCACAAGCCCATAGAAACCAATCACAAACGCAACAACAATACCAGCGTTTCTCCAACCGTAGTATTCTTCCTTGAGGTTCAATGTTCGGAGGTAATCCGCGCCCGAGGTGTATTGACAGACTTGACAATCGGCGAATGCATCCGGGTTGAGGAGGTTGGTGGCCATGCCCATACCACTCTGGTAATCAGACAGATATTCGCCGCAGGTGGTGTTGGAAGGAGGATCGAAAACGGCAAGCTCGTGGGGTTTGCAGTGGACGGGCTTGTCCCAGGTTGTGAACACGAGGAGCGAGCTCATGAGGTAGTTGAAGGGATCAATGTAGTACATCCTGTGACTTGAGTcagatggtgatgttgggATGCCATGGGAGGGTCTGTCACTTACCAGTATCGCCAGAATTCTACAATCTGGCTGTAAGGGATCATAACACCGCAGAAAGAGACGAGAGTGGTGATGACCAGAGGATTGACAAGCGATGCAAAGACAGCGTT comes from the Fusarium oxysporum f. sp. lycopersici 4287 supercont2.46 genomic scaffold, whole genome shotgun sequence genome and includes:
- a CDS encoding urea amidohydrolase (urease) alpha subunit, giving the protein MHYTPREVEKLLFSQAGRLAQRRLAHGKKLNHLESSALIATVLQEIIHNQDYSVADLMKLGKGILGRRHVHPPVVGTLKQMQVEGTFKTGTHLITIHNPISTDEGDLKMALYGSFLPIPTSDLFPAVNEADFHPLAMPGAIRPADTGDIVLNAGRSRVRLTVTNQGTRAVHIGSHFHFMETNPDLDFDRGKAYGYHLDLPAGEFLRFEPNEPKTVTLVQVGGSRIIQGGSGYTKGPVDPTNVQKILQQLQQAGYRHSLEGSTEQQTVKPCSISREKYASAYGPTTGDCIRLGSTDLWVKVEKDCTSYGDECTLGCGKTIRDGMGAASGCSDADCLDLAIINAVIIDWTGIFKADIGVKDGAIVGIGKAGNPATMDGVSDNMVIGSNTDIIDAGGKIVTAGGIDTHVHNICPQQAFEAISSGITTLFGGGTGPSTSSTAVNGTASKKYIRQMMQACDQLPLNFGLVGKGSDSERVGLLDQIKAGVIALKLHEDFGCTPSTIDNCLNVCEEQDIQCHIHTDGLNEAGFLEHTTAIFKGRSIHVYHVEGAGGGHAPDVIKLVSYPNVLPSSTTPTMPFTTNTIDEHIDMAANCHRLSKDNPDDASFLKNRIREETISAEDILHDIGAISIMSSDSQAMGRSAEVLTCTWKAAHKNKVQRGPLDEDKDTGADNFRVKRFISKYTINPAITQGINHAVGSIEAGKLADLVIWDPAEFGTKPFQVLKKGFITYAQMGDPNGAVADVEPLIGRPMYGALHPESSVMFVSQASIAQGGDVHSYNLKKQIEVVKNCRTVKKGDLKYNSATPKVDVDPETLVVTCDGKELRSEPASSLPLTRQSFLY
- a CDS encoding urea amidohydrolase (urease) alpha subunit → MHYTPREVEKLLFSQAGRLAQRRLAHGKKLNHLESSALIATVLQEIIHNQDYSVADLMKLGKGILGRRHVHPPVVGTLKQMQVEGTFKTGTHLITIHNPISTDEGDLKMALYGSFLPIPTSDLFPAVNEADFHPLAMPGAIRPADTGDIVLNAGRSRVRLTVTNQGTRAVHIGSHFHFMETNPDLDFDRGKAYGYHLDLPAGEFLRFEPNEPKTVTLVQVGGSRIIQGGSGYTKGPVDPTNVQKILQQLQQAGYRHSLEGSTEQQTVKPCSISREKYASAYGPTTGDCIRLGSTDLWVKVEKDCTSYGDECTLGCGKTIRDGMGAASGCSDADCLDLAIINAVIIDWTGIFKADIGVKDGAIVGIGKAGNPATMDGVSDNMVIGSNTDIIDAGGKIVTAGGIDTHVHNICPQQAFEAISSGITTLFGGGTGPSTSSTAVNGTASKKYIRQMMQACDQLPLNFGLVGKGSDSERVGLLDQIKAGVIALKLHEDFGCTPSTIDNCLNVCEEQDIQCHIHTDGLNEAGFLEHTTAIFKGRSIHVYHVEGAGGGHAPDVIKLVSYPNVLPSSTTPTMPFTTNTIDEHIDMAANCHRLSKDNPDDASFLKNRIREETISAEDILHDIGAISIMSSDSQAMGRSAEVLTCTWKAAHKNKVQRGPLDEDKDTGADNFRVKRFISKYTINPAITQGINHAVGSIEAGKLADLVIWDPAEFGTKPFQVLKKGFITYAQMGDPNGAVADVEPLIGRPMYGVSTASQSLIEKFLT